The following are encoded in a window of Dysidea avara chromosome 4, odDysAvar1.4, whole genome shotgun sequence genomic DNA:
- the LOC136252833 gene encoding TNF receptor-associated factor 6-like, whose translation MAAGGYDYSFTTDVPDRLVCKICQLASRDPHLSVCCGHTFCKTCVDQTKTSDHTACPMCRNEEFPSFRNLEKDRDVKGLTIYCTNHEEGCTWEGEIRNLQNHEEVCPYEIAHCQFHNIGCKEKVQRQYLKQHNKENAEEHLALSVKRLRNLEQLVYQLTIRDVIKGNPVRSDLSMQLEPLSMMTASDNELCPVIVKLPEFAKKKRDAEVWFSNSFYSHYKGYKMCLRVDPAGCGDGEGTHMSVFLYLMKGPHDDDLTWPLRGKFEVKLLNQISDCEHDLGTLEYNDHVGDKYTTRITDGGRATNGWGYTKFALNEALLKVTSTCQYLKDDSIFFQVSKL comes from the coding sequence ATGGCTGCTGGAGGTTACGACTACAGTTTTACTACTGACGTACCTGATCGCCTCGTTTGTAAAATATGTCAATTGGCCAGTCGAGATCCTCACCTCAGTGTGTGCTGTGGACACACTTTCTGTAAGACTTGTGTTGATCAGACAAAGACGTCCGACCACACTGCTTGTCCCATGTGCCGTAACGAAGAGTTTCCAAGCTTTCGTAACCTGGAAAAGGATCGTGACGTAAAGGGGCTCACCATATACTGCACTAATCACGAGGAAGGGTGTACATGGGAAGGAGAAATTCGTAATTTGCAAAATCACGAGGAAGTATGCCCTTATGAAATAGCCCACTGTCAGTTTCACAATATTGGGTGCAAAGAGAAAGTGCAGCGTCAATATTTGAAGCAGCACAACAAGGAGAATGCTGAAGAGCATTTGGCTTTGAGTGTAAAAAGGTTGAGGAATTTAGAGCAACTTGTGTATCAGCTTACCATAAGAGATGTGATCAAGGGAAATCCTGTCAGAAGCGACTTGTCTATGCAGTTAGAGCCATTATCAATGATGACAGCATCAGATAATGAGTTGTGCCCTGTGATTGTGAAGTTGCCGGAGTTTGCTAAGAAGAAGAGGGATGCTGAAGTATGGTTTAGTAACTCCTTCTATTCTCATTATAAGGGTTATAAGATGTGTCTACGAGTTGACCCTGCTGGTTGTGGTGATGGTGAAGGAACTCACATGTCAGTGTTCTTGTACCTCATGAAGGGTCCACATGATGATGATCTAACATGGCCACTGAGAGGAAAATTTGAAGTGAAACTGTTGAACCAGATCAGTGACTGCGAGCATGATTTAGGGACACTGGAATACAATGATCATGTTGGTGATAAGTATACCACTAGAATCACTGATGGTGGCAGAGCTACCAATGGGTGGGGATATACAAAGTTTGCTTTGAATGAAGCCCTCCTTAAGGTCACTTCCACATGTCAGTATCTCAAAGATGATAGTATCTTCTTTcaagttagcaaactgtag